ACGCCAGCCATGCCAATACCCATAACCACCGTAAACAACAGCTGAACCCATCCGGGCAAATCTAGGGTTAAAAGCAAAAAGTAGGGGGTAAGGTATATTGAAAACATTATAATTGTTTTCAAGTGCAACTTCCAATTGCCGGTTCGGGCAATATTGTTTTCTTTGAAATAATCGTTAACGCGCCTATTTAGGGTTCTGAAAAATTTAGCGCTGTCAACTCTGGAGAAATTTAAATTTGTAGCTGTCAAAATGTATTATTTAACTGAAATTTGTTACTGACAAAAGCACAAAAATAAATATCTTTTGTGGAAATCGGGAGGTACAAAATCATAATTTTACCAAAGATAACATACTTTTGCCTCTTAATTATACTTATGGAACTTATATTGAAATATTTCCCCCAATTAACAGATCTTCAATTAAAGCAGTTTGAAGAACTGCAAGCGCTTTATAAAGATTGGAATTTGAAAATAAATGTTGTTTCTAGAAAAGATATAGATGAACTTTACCTTCGCCATGTGTTGCATTCACTCGGAATTGCAAAGATTCAGCCTTTTCTTCCGGGTTCGAAAATTTTAGATGTGGGTACCGGTGGTGGTTTTCCGGGTATTCCGCTTGCTATTTTGTATCCCGAAGTACAATTTCACCTTGTGGATAGCATCGGAAAAAAAATAAAAGTTGTTGAAGAAGTGGTTTCGGGCCTTCAATTAAACAATGTAAAAGCTACCAATGCTCGCGTAGAAACGGTTTCAGATAAATACGATTTTATAGTGAGTCGCGCTGTGGCCCAAATGGAAACTTTTGTTCATTGGGTAAATGGTAAAATTGCAAAGAAAAGCTTGCACGACCGCAAAAACGGTATTTTATATTTAAAAGGTGGCGACCTTACTGACGAATTAAAAATTTATAAAAACGCGATGGTTTATCCGTTGCAGGATTATTTTGAAGAAGATTTTTACGAAACCAAAAGTGTGGTGTATTTACCATTAAAATATAAAGGTTAATTTGCTTTTTTTGGGCAATGCACTTATGGGGGATTACAGCTTTTTAAAATGCAAAAGATACCATTGAAGGGCTAGAATTGTTTTGGCGTCCTTTATTTTTGGAATAGCTGAAACTATTTCGGAGATAGGAATTTTCACCAATTCAATATC
This region of Aequorivita marisscotiae genomic DNA includes:
- the rsmG gene encoding 16S rRNA (guanine(527)-N(7))-methyltransferase RsmG, which gives rise to MELILKYFPQLTDLQLKQFEELQALYKDWNLKINVVSRKDIDELYLRHVLHSLGIAKIQPFLPGSKILDVGTGGGFPGIPLAILYPEVQFHLVDSIGKKIKVVEEVVSGLQLNNVKATNARVETVSDKYDFIVSRAVAQMETFVHWVNGKIAKKSLHDRKNGILYLKGGDLTDELKIYKNAMVYPLQDYFEEDFYETKSVVYLPLKYKG